A portion of the Blautia hansenii DSM 20583 genome contains these proteins:
- a CDS encoding glycosyltransferase family 2 protein: protein MIISVGVVAYNEQNTLPKLFECIKAQTYPHDKMEIVLVDSMSKDDTKSLMEKFKKENKDFCNIQVLDNPQKKLAGGWNVILKNYHGDAVVRIDAHAEIPEDFVEKNVKVLESGEYVSGGLRPNIIDESTPWKETLLLAEQSMFGSSIAPYRRSEKKTYVKSVFHGAYKREVFDKVGFFNEQLGRTEDNEINYRIREAGYKICYSPDIVSYQHTRNSLKAMLKQKYGNGYWVALTLKACPKCLSVYHFVPLCFVLGIIGTSILAAFGFPILAYLMWGLYWLVAVGMSLLSVKGEKKTWCQLALPFLFFLLHISYGIGSFVGMIKLPFWKYKR from the coding sequence ATGATTATATCAGTTGGCGTTGTTGCCTATAATGAACAAAATACATTACCGAAATTGTTTGAATGTATCAAAGCGCAGACTTACCCTCATGATAAGATGGAAATTGTGCTGGTAGACAGTATGTCAAAAGATGATACAAAAAGCCTGATGGAAAAATTTAAGAAAGAAAACAAAGATTTTTGTAATATACAGGTTTTGGATAATCCGCAAAAAAAATTGGCCGGAGGCTGGAATGTTATTTTGAAAAATTACCATGGGGATGCAGTTGTAAGAATTGATGCCCATGCAGAAATACCGGAAGATTTTGTGGAAAAGAATGTGAAAGTTTTAGAGTCGGGAGAGTATGTTTCCGGCGGACTCAGACCGAATATTATTGATGAGAGTACCCCATGGAAGGAGACTCTTTTATTAGCGGAACAGTCCATGTTCGGAAGTAGTATTGCACCTTATAGAAGAAGCGAAAAAAAGACCTACGTAAAGTCAGTTTTTCATGGAGCCTATAAAAGAGAAGTATTTGATAAAGTGGGCTTTTTCAATGAACAACTGGGAAGAACAGAGGATAATGAGATAAATTACAGAATAAGAGAGGCAGGATATAAAATCTGCTATTCTCCGGATATCGTTTCTTATCAGCATACCAGAAATTCTCTGAAAGCAATGCTGAAACAGAAATACGGAAACGGATATTGGGTAGCTTTAACTCTGAAGGCATGTCCAAAATGCTTATCTGTTTATCATTTTGTACCGCTATGCTTTGTTTTGGGAATAATAGGAACAAGTATATTAGCTGCATTTGGATTTCCAATTCTTGCATATTTGATGTGGGGATTATATTGGCTGGTTGCTGTGGGAATGTCTTTGTTATCCGTGAAAGGAGAAAAAAAGACATGGTGTCAGCTTGCATTGCCATTTTTATTTTTCTTACTTCATATCAGTTACGGAATTGGAAGTTTTGTAGGAATGATAAAGTTGCCATTTTGGAAATATAAGAGGTAA
- a CDS encoding sugar transferase, giving the protein MKKWNELPLDMQVEEVKKYYKILEKHKGGLVAKRIFDVVVAAILLVLLSPVLLILSVLIKLDSKGPVLFRQVRVTAYGKKFRICKFRTMVENAEKIGTQVTTKGDMRVTRMGKLLRGCRLDELPQLFNILTGDMTFVGTRPEVEKYVAHYTNEMKATLLLPAGVTSRASIEYKDEEKLLEDAKNADEVYIHQVLPEKMKYNLKAIEKFSFFEDIKTMFATVAAVIK; this is encoded by the coding sequence ATGAAGAAATGGAACGAGCTTCCTTTGGATATGCAGGTAGAGGAAGTAAAGAAATATTATAAAATATTGGAAAAGCACAAAGGAGGATTGGTGGCAAAACGTATTTTTGATGTAGTAGTTGCTGCAATTTTACTGGTGCTGCTCTCTCCTGTACTTTTGATTTTAAGTGTTTTAATTAAATTGGACTCAAAAGGACCTGTGCTTTTCAGACAGGTTCGTGTGACAGCCTATGGAAAGAAATTCCGTATTTGTAAATTCCGTACAATGGTAGAAAATGCGGAAAAAATCGGTACACAGGTTACTACAAAAGGAGATATGAGAGTAACAAGAATGGGAAAACTGTTAAGAGGATGCCGTCTGGACGAACTTCCTCAGTTATTTAATATTCTTACAGGTGATATGACTTTTGTAGGTACAAGACCGGAAGTGGAAAAATATGTTGCTCATTATACCAATGAAATGAAGGCGACATTGCTCCTTCCGGCAGGAGTTACATCAAGAGCAAGTATCGAATATAAAGATGAAGAAAAATTACTGGAAGATGCAAAGAATGCAGATGAGGTTTATATTCATCAGGTATTGCCTGAAAAAATGAAATATAATTTAAAAGCGATTGAAAAATTCAGCTTTTTTGAAGACATTAAAACCATGTTTGCAACAGTGGCAGCAGTAATAAAATAG
- a CDS encoding CDP-glycerol glycerophosphotransferase family protein — protein MGNLREKLERVKFKDILAIGTCVCAIPYALYLKKKRPDMWLICEDYNEARDNGYWLFKYIREQQPQQDVVYAINKKSVDYNRVKDLGEVIQYSSYKHWAYYLAASKNISSQKGGKPNAAVCYLLEVYGILKNTRVFLQHGVICNDMPWCYYENTKMRLFVCGALKEYNFIRDTYGYPEGYVKYLGLTRFDGLHDFKVKKNQVLVMPSWREWIATPTSKSKELDSDVKNFVSTDYYQHWNAVLNSEKIDKILKEYNLELIFYPHRNMQKYIEEFKTNSENITIADWKKYDVQGLLKESALLITDLSSIFMDFGYMRKPMIYYQFDMEKFRKGQYQQGYFEYKRDGFGPVCETLEELEKALEKLAKRNLQIEETYLEREKEFFPLWDTENCKRNYEAIKSLEK, from the coding sequence TTGGGAAATTTAAGAGAAAAGCTGGAACGAGTAAAGTTTAAAGATATTCTGGCAATCGGGACATGTGTGTGTGCAATACCCTATGCACTATATTTAAAAAAGAAACGCCCGGATATGTGGTTAATCTGCGAAGATTATAATGAAGCCAGAGACAACGGGTATTGGTTATTTAAGTACATAAGAGAGCAGCAGCCTCAACAGGATGTTGTTTATGCAATTAATAAAAAATCCGTAGACTATAACAGAGTGAAAGACTTGGGAGAGGTGATACAGTACAGCAGTTATAAACACTGGGCGTATTATCTTGCTGCCAGTAAAAATATCAGTTCACAAAAGGGCGGAAAGCCTAATGCAGCAGTATGCTATTTATTAGAAGTATACGGTATTCTAAAAAATACCAGAGTGTTTTTGCAGCATGGAGTAATTTGCAACGACATGCCATGGTGTTATTATGAAAACACAAAAATGCGTTTGTTTGTGTGCGGAGCATTAAAGGAATATAATTTTATTCGAGACACTTACGGATATCCGGAAGGCTACGTAAAATATTTGGGATTAACCAGATTTGACGGATTGCATGATTTTAAAGTGAAGAAAAATCAGGTTTTGGTTATGCCTTCCTGGAGAGAGTGGATTGCGACGCCTACATCAAAATCTAAGGAATTGGACAGTGATGTAAAAAATTTTGTGAGTACAGATTATTATCAGCATTGGAATGCTGTATTAAATAGCGAAAAGATTGACAAAATTTTAAAAGAATACAATTTAGAGCTTATTTTTTATCCTCACAGAAACATGCAGAAATATATTGAAGAGTTTAAAACAAATTCGGAAAATATTACCATTGCAGACTGGAAAAAATATGATGTCCAAGGCTTACTGAAAGAGTCGGCGCTTCTGATTACTGATTTATCCAGTATCTTTATGGATTTTGGCTATATGAGAAAGCCTATGATTTATTATCAGTTTGATATGGAAAAATTCCGAAAAGGCCAATATCAGCAGGGGTATTTTGAATATAAGCGAGATGGTTTTGGACCAGTCTGTGAGACTTTGGAAGAATTAGAAAAAGCACTGGAGAAGCTTGCAAAACGCAATTTGCAAATAGAAGAAACTTATTTGGAGAGAGAAAAAGAATTTTTCCCCCTTTGGGATACAGAAAATTGTAAACGTAATTATGAGGCGATAAAATCATTAGAGAAATAA